The genomic interval ACATTGGCTGCGGCACAGGGGATATCCTTCGGCACATGCCGCCGGTGGAATACGTCGGCTTTGACATGGACGAGAAGCTCCTCCAGGCCGCCAAAAAGAATTACGGCCACAGAGGCCGGTTCTTCTTACGAAAGTTGGGGAAGGATGTTGTCGCCGAGTTCCCGGGTTTTGACATAGTAGTGGCTACAGGGGTTCTCCATCATCTTGACGATCGCGAGGCCGGCGAACTCTTTGAACTCGCTGCCAGACTCCTGAAGCCCGGCAAAAGGTTGGTCACTCTCGACGGCTGCTTTGTGCCGGATCAGTCCACCCTGGCGCGGTTTATTCTTTCCAGAGATCGCGGCCGATATGTGCGCGAACCGCAAGAGTATGTCCGTCTTGCATCTCAAGCCTTCGACAAGGTAACCCACACGATTTACAACGACCTTCTTCGGATACCTTCCACTATAATTGTCATGGAATGCTCAAGCCTTCCGCAAGATTAGGCACGCCAACGGCGGCAGAGTCAAGCTTAAATATTGCTGATAACCGTGCTGCCCTCCAGGGATTGTGGAGACCAGCCCCGCGTTACCCACATCGCTCCCGCCGTAGAACCTGGAGTCCGAATTGACGATCTCCTGATATTCGCCTGCGTCGGGAACACCCACGGAATAACGTTCTCTAACCACAGGCGTAAAATTCATTATGCAAACGAGAAAACCATCCGGTCCGCGACGAATGTAAGACAGGACACTGTTCGAGTAATCGTGGCAGTCGATCCAGGAAAAGCCTCTCGGTTCATGGTCCCAGGCCCACAAAGCGCTGTCCGACAGATAGAGCCGACCCAGATCGGAAAAGAACCGGGAGACTTGTTGGTGAACGTCGTATTGGAGCAGGTCGATTTCCAACCTGGACTCATGATGCCATTCGTTCCACGTTGCCAACTCCGACCCGGCCATCAGAAGTTTTTTTCCCGGATGCGTGTACATGTATCCGAACAGAAGGCGCAGACTGGCAAATTTCTGCCAATCGTCGCCAGGCATTTTCCTTAGCAGTGAGCCCTTGCCGTAGACCACTTCATCGTGGGAAAGGGGGAGAATAAAATTCTCGCTGTACGCATACATCATGGAAAAAGTCAGATCATTC from Desulfomonile tiedjei carries:
- a CDS encoding class I SAM-dependent methyltransferase; translated protein: MIFRDPRDLLASATVYTLFQRLVRGKGESLYVSKHIRPEPGARILDIGCGTGDILRHMPPVEYVGFDMDEKLLQAAKKNYGHRGRFFLRKLGKDVVAEFPGFDIVVATGVLHHLDDREAGELFELAARLLKPGKRLVTLDGCFVPDQSTLARFILSRDRGRYVREPQEYVRLASQAFDKVTHTIYNDLLRIPSTIIVMECSSLPQD